CTTCGCCTTCATCCTCCTCCATGGCCCCCTGGGGGAGGACGGCACCATGCAGGGCTTCCTGGACCTTCTGGGCATCCCGTATCAGGGGGCCGGGGTTCTGGGCAGCGCCTTGGCCATGCACAAGGGTCTGGCCAAGCTCCTCTACCGGCAGGCCGGTCTGGCCGTCCCGGCGGGCCGGCTCCTGTGCCGGGGCCAGTCGGTCGATCCGGCGGCACTGGTGGCTGCCCTGGGCCTGCCCCTTTTCGTCAAGCCGGCCCGTCAGGGCTCGAGCCTCGGCATGAGCCGGGTGGGCCAGGCACAGGAGCTGCTGCCCGCTCTGGAGAAGGCCTGGGCCCTGGACCGGGAGGTGCTGGTGGAGGCCTTCATCCCGGGCCGGGAGATCACCGGCGGCGTCCTGGGCAACGACGAGCTGCTGGCCCTGCCCATCGTCGAGATCATCCCCGGGGATGGCTTCGCCTTCTTCGACTATGAGGCCAAATACCAGCCCGGCGCCTCCCGGGAGATCTGCCCGGCGGAGCTGCCGCCGGATCTGACCCGCCGGGCCCAGGCCTCGGCCCTCGCCGCCCACCGGGCTCTGCACCTGCGAGGCTACAGCCGCACCGACATGATCGTCCGCGGCGACGAGCTTGTCGTGCTTGAGACCAACACCATCCCCGGCATGACGCCGACCAGTCTCCTGCCCCAGGCCGCCGCGGCCGTCGGCCTGCCCTTCCCCGCCCTCCTGGACCGGCTCATCGCGCTGGGCCTGGAGGACCAGCCGCCCCGGGCGTAAGGCCCCGGGGGGTGCCGGCAGAGGGGAGAGATGGGAGTCATGGCAATGAGGGCCAGGGCCGCGCCGTTGACCACGGCGGCGCCGGTCTTGCCTGGGGCACCCCGCTAGCGGGCGAAGGGGTTGGCCAGGTAGGGGGCCAGCACCTCCGGCAGCCGTACCGTGCCGTCCGCCTGCTGGCCATTCTCCAGGATGGCGGCGAGGGTTCGGCCCACCGCCAGGCCGCTGCCGTTCAGGGTGTGGACCAGGCGGCTTTTCGTCTGGCCTTCCGGCCGGAAGCGGATGCCGCCCCGGCGGGCCTGGAAGGATTCGAAGTTGGAGCAGGAGGAGATCTCCCGGTAGCGGCCCTGGGCGGGCATCCAGACCTCGATGTCGTAGGTCTTGGCCGCGGAAAAGCCCAGATCCCCGGTGCACAGGCAGATCACCCGGTAGGGCAGGCCCAGGAGCTTGAGCACCTCGCAGGCGTCGTCCAGGAGCTCTTCCAGGCGCTGGTAGGACTCCTCCGGGGAAACAAGCCAGACCAGCTCCACCTTGTCGAACTGGTGCTGGCGGATGAGCCCCCGGGTGTCCTTGCCGTGGGAGCCGGCCTCGGAGCGGAAGCAGGGGGTATAGGCCACGTACTTCCTGGGCAGCTCGGCGGCGGCCAGGGTCTCGTCCCGGTGCAGGTTGGTCACCGGCACCTCGGCGGTGGGAATGAGGTAGAGATCCCAGTCGGCGATCCGGAAGAGATCGCCGGCGAACTTGGGCAGCTGGCCGGTGGCGGTCATGGTGGCGGCATTGACCAGGAAGGGGGGCAGCACCTCCAGGTAGCCGTGGCGGCCGATGTGCAAGTCCAGCATGAAGTTGATGAGGGCCCGCTCCAGCCGGGCCGCCAGGCCGGTCAATACCGCAAAGCGGGAGCCGGACAGCTTGGCCGCCCGCTCGAAGTCCAGGATGCCGAGATCAGCGCCGATCTCCCAGTGGGGCTTGGGGGGGAACGGGAATTCCGGCGGCGTCCCCCAGCGCCGGATCTCGACGTTGTCGTTCTCGTCCCGGCCGGGTGGCACCGTGTCGTGGGGCAGGTTGGGCAGATACATGACGATGCCGGACAGCTCCGCCTCGATGCCCGCCAGCTCGGCATCCAGGGCCTTGATCCGG
This portion of the Thermodesulfobacteriota bacterium genome encodes:
- a CDS encoding D-alanine--D-alanine ligase; this encodes MTRQRLRVALIAGGTSGEREVSLKGAAGVEQSLDPARYAVRRYDPACDLPRLAAEAGEIDFAFILLHGPLGEDGTMQGFLDLLGIPYQGAGVLGSALAMHKGLAKLLYRQAGLAVPAGRLLCRGQSVDPAALVAALGLPLFVKPARQGSSLGMSRVGQAQELLPALEKAWALDREVLVEAFIPGREITGGVLGNDELLALPIVEIIPGDGFAFFDYEAKYQPGASREICPAELPPDLTRRAQASALAAHRALHLRGYSRTDMIVRGDELVVLETNTIPGMTPTSLLPQAAAAVGLPFPALLDRLIALGLEDQPPRA
- the serS gene encoding serine--tRNA ligase, which codes for MLELKFIRDHLDLVQEKLALRGMATRVEEFAAVDGRRRALLAEAEALRGRRNQVSEEIAAAKRRGEDAAARIAEMRGASDRIKALDAELAGIEAELSGIVMYLPNLPHDTVPPGRDENDNVEIRRWGTPPEFPFPPKPHWEIGADLGILDFERAAKLSGSRFAVLTGLAARLERALINFMLDLHIGRHGYLEVLPPFLVNAATMTATGQLPKFAGDLFRIADWDLYLIPTAEVPVTNLHRDETLAAAELPRKYVAYTPCFRSEAGSHGKDTRGLIRQHQFDKVELVWLVSPEESYQRLEELLDDACEVLKLLGLPYRVICLCTGDLGFSAAKTYDIEVWMPAQGRYREISSCSNFESFQARRGGIRFRPEGQTKSRLVHTLNGSGLAVGRTLAAILENGQQADGTVRLPEVLAPYLANPFAR